A single region of the Podospora pseudopauciseta strain CBS 411.78 chromosome 1, whole genome shotgun sequence genome encodes:
- a CDS encoding hypothetical protein (COG:S; EggNog:ENOG503P4SJ), with product MHLAGQAAFAAQPHHCITLGNHQIIMATTSPEATSEPQVVFKAGKKRKAYRQRVEEPESANADSQHAIEPTPENPPAVAGNGAQTTAAEQDEEKGLSVAEVLKLRNSRKHKFGGVGFRARPGQSTHGDDDGSVPEEQSLVLHGSAETEAEPFGGITQRFAPQTGLAGDLVNKHMEEYVESALARRKRQAAELTVQHESLNAGASSANAANSDPSTLPFSGPQVDSQRALQGKLMEIDLGDEARERNIEMTERARKRLQGQIDEEDENEGRRKTRLGPDGKPWRGRRRRGSEDIKRDQLVEEFLSENKLDIYDVPSAETPSAADLGDGDDYAADDRIAEEFRRDFMNAMAQRHRKKRVAQPAAKPGASRTEEVLKGPKLGGSRNARAAMREILLKEQATKRR from the exons ATGCACCTTGCTGGACAAGCAGCTTTCGCCGCGCAGCCACACCATTGCATCACACTAGGTAATCATCAAATCATCATGGCAACAACAAGCCCCGAAGCTACGTCCGAACCGCAAGTCGTCTTCAAGGCCgggaaaaagagaaaagcgtACCGCCAACGAGTCGAAGAACCTGAAAGCGCGAACGCTGATAGCCAGCATGCGATCGAGCCAACCCCAGAAAACCCCCCAGCGGTAGCAGGCAATGGCGCGCAAACAACAGCTGCTGAACAGGACGAAGAGAAAGGCCTCTCCGTCGCCGAGGTACTCAAATTACGAAACTCGCGAAAGCACAAGTTCGGTGGCGTTGGCTTCCGCGCAAGGCCCGGACAGTCGACACATGGCGATGACGACGGCAGCGTCCCCGAGGAGCAAAGCCTGGTTCTCCACGGCAGTGCCGAGACGGAAGCAGAACCCTTCGGCGGAATCACACAACGGTTCGCGCCCCAGACAGGTCTGGCTGGCGATCTAGTCAACAAGCATAT GGAGGAATATGTAGAATCTGCATTGGCTAGACGAAAGCGGCAGGCCGCGGAGCTCACAGTACAGCACGAAAGCCTCAATGCTGGCGCATCATCAGCAAATGCGGCCAACTCAGATCCGAGCACTTTGCCTTTCAGTGGCCCACAGGTGGATTCGCAGCGAGCTTTACAAGGCAAGCTTATGGAGATTGACCTGGGTGATGAAGCTCGCGAGCGCAACATCGAGATGACGGAGCGCGCTCGAAAGCGATTACAAGGGCAgatcgacgaggaagatgagaaTGAGGGCCGAAGGAAGACCCGCCTTGGCCCAGATGGGAAGCCATGGCGTGGCCGGAGGCGCAGAGGAAGCGAAGATATCAAGCGAGACCAGCTCGTGGAGGAGTTTTTGAGCGAGAACAAGC TCGATATCTACGATGTACCTTCGGCAGAAACTCCCAGTGCGGCTGACCTGGGAGACGGAGATGACTACGCAGCAGATGATCGCATCGCTGAAGAATTCCGCCGTGATTTCATGAACGCCATGGCACAGAGACATCGAAAGAAACGAGTAGCTCAGCCCGCTGCTAAGCCTGGCGCCAGCCGAACAGAAGAGGTCCTCAAAGGGCCGAAGTTGGGTGGCAGTCGAAATGCAAGAGCAGCCATGCGGGAGATATTACTCAAAGAGCAGGCCACGAAGCGAAGGTGA
- a CDS encoding hypothetical protein (EggNog:ENOG503P3AV; COG:A), translating to MSKLFIGGLAWHTEEATLRQKFEEFGVVEEAVVVKDRDTGRSRGFGFVRYTNPDDAQKAISAMNNIEFDGRQIRVDKASDTGPRGGGRGGPPGFGRGGYGAVQMGGSPMPMAYGAPQPYGMPPNVYAQPYGRGYSQAVPAGYAAPPQTWQQPYGYPDPSQQGQPHQQQQPNPGQGY from the exons ATGTCCAAGTTGTTTATTGG CGGCCTCGCATGGCACACCGAGGAGGCCACTCTGAGGCAAAAGTTTGAGGAGTTTGGCGTGGTGGAAGAAGCA GTTGTTGTCAAAGATCGCGACACTGGCCGTAGTAGAGGCTTCGGTTTCGTCAGATACACCAACCCAGACGATGCCCAGAAAGCCATCTCTGCGATGAACAACATCGA ATTCGACGGCCGTCAGATCCGTGTTGACAAGGCCTCGGACACTGGTCCCAGAGGCGGCGGACGAGGAGGTCCTCCTGGCTTCGGCCGTGGTGGATACGGAGCCGTCCAGATGGGAGGTTCTCCGATGCCCATGGCATACGGCGCCCCGCAACCGTACGGAATGCCACCCAACGTCTATGCCCAGCCTTATGGACGCGGATACTCCCAGGCCGTTCCGGCAGGCTACgctgcccctccccaaa CCTGGCAACAGCCATACGGATACCCTGATCCCTCCCAGCAAGGCCAGccgcaccagcagcagcagcctaACCCAGGTCAAGGATACTAG
- a CDS encoding hypothetical protein (COG:T; EggNog:ENOG503NX54) yields the protein MAYNRSYNPDELPRFAEPEQKGPRSPTGQAPPPSSRYENKPPPPRPIEHKTSHYDRYDQTGRLSPRHAPPPDRYGGMSPPPTATQGRPVQQTRPPASSRPPPSPAPRDGAADPTLLPLFRAVDKDGTGQLSEKELSAALVNGDWTAFDPQTVRMMIRMFDSDRSGTIGFEEFCGLWSFLASWRTLFDRFDTDRSGNISLEEFKGALVAFRYRLSDQFIKVLFKTYDKRGEGVMSFDLFVQACISLKRMTDVFKKYDEDRDGYITLSFEDFLTEILRQLR from the exons ATGGCCTACAACAGATCCTACAACCCAGATGAGCTGCCCAG GTTTGCGGAGCCAGAACAA AAAGGACCAAGGTCGCCCACTGGACAggccccccctccatcctcccgATACGAGAACAAGCCACCCCCGCCTCGCCCGATCGAGCACAAAACCTCACACTACGACCGCTACGACCAGACCGGCCGGTTGTCCCCACGACACGCCCCGCCTCCGGACCGATACGGCGGCATGAGCCCCCCTCCGACAGCTACCCAGGGACGCCCGGTTCAGCAGACCCGTCCCCCTGCCAGCTCCCGCCCACCCCCGAGTCCCGCCCCGCGCGATGGCGCCGCTGACCCAACCTTGCTCCCTCTCTTCCGGGCCGTCGACAAGGATG GCACCGGTCAACTCTCGGAAAAGGAGCTCTCGGCCGCCCTCGTCAACGGCGATTGGACCGCCTTCGACCCCCAAACCGTCCGCATGATGATCCGCATGTTCGACTCTGACCGGTCAGGCACCATCGGATTTGAGGAGTTTTGCGGGCTGTGgtccttcctcgcctcgtGGCGCACGCTTTTTGACCGGTTCGACACGGACCGGTCGGGGAACATTTCCCTGGAGGAGTTCAAGGGCGCACTGGTGGCGTTTAGGTACCGCCTCAGCGACCAGTTCATCAAGGTTCTGTTCAAGACGTATGacaagaggggggagggggtgatgagctTTGACTTGTTTGTGCAGGCTTGTATTAGCctgaagaggatgacggaTGTGTTTAAGAAGTATGATGAGGATCGGGATGGGTATATTACGTTGAGCTTTGAGGATTTTTTGACGGAGATATTGAGGCAGTTGAGGTAG
- a CDS encoding hypothetical protein (EggNog:ENOG503NXCF; COG:F) codes for MSTTSTLRRALLYVPSSSQKFLSKSLLLPHTTDNITYDLEDSVTPSLKPTARTNLLSHLSSLPKLPPNIGELAVRINAISTPYALTDLTTLVPLPSSTLSTIVIPKVNSPSDLTFVIDILRQVSPQNEPPKKVIALIESAKAVMDLKQICEAGKGCLDGLIFAAEDFALDLSLTRTPSLREFLYARSAIATAARAFELSSTIDLVCTSYKGEEGKARLEEECRDGKEVGFNGKQCIHPSQVEIAQRMFAPDEKEVEWAVRVVIADEKAQAAGRGAWTLDDKMIDAPVVGKAHSVVTKAEKCGIDVEGLRRKWQVQVPE; via the exons ATgtcaaccacctccaccctccgccGGGCACTCTTATACG tcccctcctcctcccaaaaattcctctccaaatccctcctcctcccccacacAACAGACAACATAACCTACGACCTCGAAGACTCcgtcaccccctccctcaaacccACCGCCCGCACCAACCTCCtatcccacctctcctcccttcccaAACTTCCCCCCAACATCGGTGAACTCGCCGTCCGCATAAAcgccatctccaccccctaCGCCCTCACCGACCTTACCACCCTCGTCCCcttaccctcctccaccctctctACAATCGTGATCCCCAAAGtcaactccccctccgacCTCACCTTCGTAATCGACATCCTCCGCCAAGTCTCCCCCCAAAATGAACCACCAAAGAAGGTCATCGCTCTGATCGAGTCCGCCAAGGCGGTCATGGACCTGAAGCAAATCTGCGAGGCAGGAAAGGGGTGTCTTGACGGCTTGATCTTTGCTGCCGAGGACTTTGCCTTGGATCTGAGCTTGACTCGCACGCCGAGTCTTCGGGAGTTCTTGTACGCCAGGAGTGCGATTGCTACCGCGGCGAGGGCGTTTGAGCTGAGTAGCACTATTGATCTGGTGTGCACATCTTACaagggtgaggaagggaaggcgaggttggaggaggagtgcaGAGATGGGAAGGAGGTAGGGTTTAACGGGAAGC AATGTATACATCCCAGCCAGGTTGAGATCGCGCAACGAATGTTTGCGCCGGATGAAAAAGAGGTCGAGTGGGCTGTCAGAGTAGTGATTGCAGATGAAAAGGCCCAGGCTGCTGGAAGAGGGGCGTGGACACTGGATGATAAGATGATTGATGCTCCCGTGGTTGGGAAGGCTCATTCCGTCGTCACCAAGGCCGAAAAGTGTGGCATTGACGTAGAGGGACTGAGGAGGAAATGGCAGGTTCAAGTACCAGAGTAA
- a CDS encoding hypothetical protein (EggNog:ENOG503P71S): MRIPMSRAWMAVTYTVLGLANGQDRGQDAASPINTGVGKANESVLFDPLKFNGNYNPEAAIFLVTGSMPGTTFTWRSQNYEVVNKIALWQSSEDNSAMSGMSPPQEITFVAVVYENPPEQPSGQFPEVTTSTNTLNLMMKPTVPSPTPGAPGVRRRQPPQSDGCSKLISARQNGPGGSLMFDPNELRAKCDKVFKPGFPLYFVASWMDNGQYRKSYSRAFTVVYHEEGYAVASTNPLFKDTNPYIQMGSDDGTDVPEAPSATSTPLGGGSIPTNGDPAALSPAPKSGLELGAIIGIAVGCGLAGLLAVLGIIWFVVRRRQQKQNLHPTGSFNSDHRGDDLMAEKEAHTGVNVDASPNSPYSDDGHPNGTYPTDTAVTTIAAPAAAASPHFQDQSCSYTPYSDRAGAAAGITTTTPSIRTESLAQNDDGAHANVPSPIPGRATPRGLTTPYAHLVEEGMTDDEIRRLEEEERQLDAAIEQAGRR, from the exons ATGAGGATACCGATGAGCCGGGCCTGGATGGCCGTCACATACACTGTGCTTGGATTAGCGAATGGGCAAGATCGTGGGCAAGATGCCGCTTCACCTATAAATACTGGAGTTGGGAAAGCCAATGAATCTGTACTATTCGACCCCTTGAAATTCAACGGCAATTATAACCCTGAGGCGGCCATATTCTTGGTCACAGGGAGTATGCCTGGGACCACTTTCACCTGGAGGAGTCAAAACTACGAGGTTGTCAACAAGATCGCGCTCTGGCAAAGTAGCGAGGACAACAGCGCCATGAGTGGTATGAGCCCACCACAGGAGATTACTTTTGTGGCAGTCGTATACGAGAACCCCCCAGAACAGCCGTCCGGACAGTTTCCTGAGGTGACAACGTCAACAAACACGCTTAACCTTATGATGAAGCCCACAgttccatcaccaacgccTGGGGCCCCAGGTGTGAGACGAcgccaacctccccagtCCGATGGTTGCAGCAAATTAATTTCAG CCCGACAGAACGGCCCTGGCGGTTCCCTCATGTTTGACCCGAATGAGCTTAGAGCAAAGTGTGACAAGGTGTTCAAGCCAGGTTTTCCACTCTACTTTGTGGCCAGTTGGATGGACAATGGTCAATATCGCAAGAGTTATAGCAGAGCCTTTACAGTGGTTTATCATGAAGAGGGATATGCGGtcgcctccaccaaccctctATTCAAAGATACAAACCCTTATATTCAGATGGGAAGCGATGACGGGACTGATGTACCAGAAGCCCCTtcggcaacctcaacccctctGGGTGGCGGCTCCATACCGACCAACGGCGACCCAGCCGCCTTGAGCCCAGCCCCAAAGAGTGGACTTGAGCTGGGAGCCATCATCGGCATCGCCGTCGGCTGCGGTCTAGCAGGTCTCCTCGCCGTCCTAGGAATCATCTGGTTCGTcgtccgccgccgccaacaaaAGCAGAACCTCCACCCCACCGGCTCCTTCAACTCTGACCACCGCGGCGACGACCTCATGGCCGAGAAAGAAGCCCACACCGGCGTCAACGTAGACGCCTCACCAAACTCGCCTTACTCCGACGACGGTCACCCCAACGGTACCTACCCAACAGACACCGCCGTCACAACAATAGCCGcgccagcagcggcagcttcTCCTCACTTTCAAGACCAATCCTGTTCTTACACACCATACTCTGACCGAGCAGGAGCCGCAGCCGGaattaccaccaccacaccaagcATCCGAACGGAATCTCTTGCCCAAAACGACGACGGGGCCCATGCCAACGTTCCAAGCCCAATACCAGGGCGGGCGACACCACGGGGTCTAACCACACCATACGCCCACTTGGTAGAGGAAGGAATGACGGATGATGAAATCAGGAggttggaagaggaggaaaggcaGCTGGACGCTGCGATTGAACAAGCAGGGAGACGATAA
- a CDS encoding hypothetical protein (EggNog:ENOG503P4SD) yields the protein MSIARAFTTRRVKQSLQTSDLNGSPQQRSPKGSLGSIRHKISSPVELIHTTNMLSYNAPDLHPLSASSTGSHSRSDDDMSDSALTNGTTPPTSPDVESSPKRTMQKRVMSPEPNHLSAYFTTPGQPIEKPSLQKAAPIIPQRAPSHSKKSPAEVARQRSASGVSQRSQASTNASYTFSRSSSTSTATTATSQSSLPLHMQQHRSKNSAAAAAAADFVRMAAPPLTHRYYPAQPQPQRQHRKEVSVSQHPFGQELAQVSEIAEEYGLKEQMNVVDVEEKEMVAKGLKKFNANDYLGEIQGLFANFFGDESEPAVPASMAVAAWI from the coding sequence ATGTCTATCGCCAGGGCCTTCACGACCCGGCGGGTCAAGCAAAGCCTCCAGACATCTGACCTCAACGGTTCACCACAACAGAGGAGTCCAAAGGGGTCGCTGGGATCTATTCGGCACAAGATCTCCAGTCCTGTCGAGCTGAttcacaccaccaacatgcTTTCTTATAACGCCCCAGATCTTCATCCTCTATCAGCCTCGTCGACAGGCTCGCACAGCAGATCTGATGACGATATGTCCGACAGTGCGCTCACCAACGGAACCACACCACCTACTAGCCCCGATGTTGAATCATCGCCAAAGAGGACGATGCAAAAGAGGGTGATGTCGCCAGAACCGAATCATCTCTCCGCTTACTTTACAACCCCCGGTCAACCAATCGAGAAGCCATCCCTTCAAAAGGCAGCACCCATCATCCCACAACGGGCGCCCTCTCACTCCAAAAAGTCGCCAGCTGAGGTTGCCCGGCAAAGGTCAGCTTCCGGGGTATCACAACGTTCTCAAGCATCAACAAACGCCAGCTACACTTTCTCTcggtcctcctccaccagcacagccaccaccgctACCTCGCAGAGTTCACTTCCCCTACACATGCAGCAGCACAGGTCAAAGAATTcagctgccgccgccgccgctgctgaCTTTGTCCGGATGGCCGCGCCACCTCTCACACACCGATATTACCCagcacaaccacaaccccagcGACAACATAGAAAGGAGGTTTCCGTCTCTCAACATCCGTTCGGCCAGGAGCTCGCCCAGGTGTCGGAGATTGCGGAGGAGTATGGCCTCAAGGAGCAGATGAACGTGGTGGAcgtggaagagaaggagatggtggcCAAGGGGCTCAAAAAGTTCAATGCGAATGACTACCTGGGGGAGATTCAGGGGTTGTTTGCCAACTTTTTTGGGGACGAGTCTGAGCCTGCGGTGCCAGCCAGCATGGCGGTTGCAGCTTGGATTTGA
- the TVP23 gene encoding Golgi apparatus membrane protein tvp23 (EggNog:ENOG503P0YN; COG:U), translated as MEQTQPAPGSLSWRLSSHPITLLTFLGFRVSSLLVYLFGLLFTDNLVMIFIITILLLAADFYYLKNIAGRRLVGLRWWNEVDPSTGDSHWVFESSEPGTKVINATDSRFFWIAIYAQPLFWIALAVVAVFSFKFIWLPLVAIALVLTITNSLAFSRCDKFSQASNIAGSAFNGGNLAGSIASNMVGRFFTR; from the exons ATGGAACAAACCCAACCAGCACCAGGCTCCCTGAGCTGGCGATTATCCTCCCACCCAATAACCCTCCTCACATTCCTAGGCTTCCGAGTCT cGAGCTTATTAGTCTACCTCTTcggcctcctcttcaccgacaacctcgtcatgatcttcatcatcaccatcctcctcctcgccgccgactTTTACTACCTCAAAAACATCGCCGGCCGCCGCTTGGTCGGCCTCCGCTGGTGGAACGAAGTCGACCCGTCGACTGGGGACTCTCACTGGGTGTTTGAGAGCAGCGAGCCGGGGACAAAGGTGATCAACGCGACGGACAGTAGGTTCTTTTGGATTGCGATTTACGCCCAGCCGCTGTTTTGGATcgcgctggcggtggtggcggtgtttAGTTTCAAGTTTATCTGGTTGCCGCTTGTTG CTATTGCACTTGTGTTGACGATCACGAACTCGCTTGCTTTTTCGAGGTGCGACAAGTTTAGCCAGGCGTCGAATATTGCGGGGAGCGCGTTTAATGGTGGGAATTTGGCGGGGAGCATTGCGAGTAATATGGTGGGGAGGTTCTTTACGAGATGA
- a CDS encoding hypothetical protein (EggNog:ENOG503P2FI; COG:P) has protein sequence MPGQINEQTGEGGPDGRQATSLTIILSACPSNSEDHRGTPEAPGRVVTLISRSYWEQLTDHHDSAPEKVWGVAYRIIPERVAEVKDYLDIREINGYTIHYTPFHPAPSIDNNTNDPLTALPGKLPIQTLVYIGTPDNEQFVGPQDPQKLAEHIYHSEGPSGLNRDYLWGLEKALDELSPESGDEHVTDLSNRVRAVAAAAAAEGKGEVVVSQTDRKNQILRAQSPVTVSLDGSSSLEHQHEHHHHHQQQQQHHEF, from the exons ATGCCGGGCCAGATTAACGAACAAactggggagggaggaccTGATGGCAGGCAGGCT ACCTCACTAACCATCATCCTCTCCGCTTGCCCTTCCAACAGCGAAGACCACCGTGGCACCCCCGAAGCCCCAGGACGAGTCGTGACTCTCATCTCGCGCTCGTACTGGGAGCAGCTGACCGACCACCATGACTCGGCCCCCGAGAAAGTCTGGGGCGTCGCCTACCGCATCATCCCCGAGCGCGTCGCCGAGGTGAAGGACTATCTCGACATTCGCGAGATAAACGGCTATACAATCCACTacacccccttccacccagCACCCAGCatcgacaacaacaccaacgaTCCGCTGACTGCCCTGCCCGGGAAACTGCCGATCCAAACGCTGGTTTACATCGGCACGCCAGACAACGAGCAGTTCGTCGGCCCGCAGGACCCCCAGAAGCTAGCCGAGCACATCTACCACAGCGAGGGGCCATCGGGGCTGAACCGTGATTACTTATGGGGTCTGGAAAAGGCCCTCGATGAACTCAGTCCGGAAAGCGGTGACGAGCACGTCACCGACCTGTCGAATCGGGTTCgagcggtggcggcggcagcggcggcggaagggaaaggagaggtggtggtgagccaGACTGACAGAAAAAACCAAATCCTGCGTGCGCAATCTCCTGTCACTGTCAGTCTGGAcggttcttcttctttggagCATCAACAtgagcatcatcatcatcatcaacaacaacaacaacatcacgAGTTCTAA
- a CDS encoding hypothetical protein (COG:S; EggNog:ENOG503P01P) produces the protein MDENSPVKVELVGVYFAPPCILSLLELPEPDLVIISHHSSKHCNKATLQQLPAVGTKTVILTTLASGSKIKSWKYFEKSRVKTLPKWKPQEPGRLHILRFPTPSTPPGEPGEITVAFLPQKHDILGLQYAIGITYRPPPAPLYHLPLPQRLRSKSQTSLRTPLSPVSVQQQPQQHPLPPPDDRPISILYVPHGIPYPTIHTYITNHLISEAALPLTVLLHPFNNTHHRGTIPSGIEIAIKIAAKVWIGAHDGDLVLRGLINRLLFSRRRKIPKQYTKDDIHQLLATKEEENATTTNKTAVLVLEPGEKTTLHSTTSKPGGGVVMGAITDRGELQDEQQGGHDHGDAESTKGQDDNNNNNNNNNNNNNNNNNKTAKDNVGSSSSGKTPATAAAGISIPSLEKCNWRSNLELFLKKEEVHHEGGC, from the exons ATGGACGAAAATTCCCCAGTGAAGGTCGAGTTGGTAGGAGTTTACTTCGCC CCACCCTGCATCTTGTCTCTCCTTGAGCTTCCCGAGCCAGATTTGGTCATTATATCCCACCACAGCTCCAAACATTGCAATAAAGCTACCCTCCAGCAGCTCCCAGCCGTTGGTACGAAAACGGTCATCTTAACAACACTAGCCTCAGGAAGCAAAATCAAGAGCTGGAAATACTTTGAGAAGAGTAGAGTCAAAACACTGCCCAAATGGAAACCCCAAGAACCAGGCAGACTTCACATATTGCGattcccaaccccatccacacCCCCAGGAGAGCCAGGAGAAATAACAGTAGCCTTCCTTCCTCAAAAACACGATATTTTAGGCCTTCAATACGCAATAGGAATCACCTACCGGCCGCCACCAGCCCCATTATACCACCTGCCCCTTCCCCAACGACTCCGGAGTAAATCCCAAACCAGTTTGAGAACCCCCCTATCTCCAGTCTCAGtccagcaacaaccgcaGCAACATCCCTTACCACCCCCAGACGACAGACCCATCAGCATCCTCTACGTCCCTCACGGAATCCCCTACCCAACAATCCACACCTACATAACCAACCACCTAATTTCCGAAGCCGCCCTCCCACTGaccgtcctcctccacccattcaacaacacccaccaccgcggGACCATCCCATCAGGAATCGAAATAGCAATCAAAATAGCCGCCAAAGTCTGGATTGGCGCCCACGACGGCGACCTAGTCCTTCGCGGCCTCATCAACAGGCTGTTGTTttccagaagaagaaaaatcCCCAAGCAGTACACCAAGGACGACATCCATCAGCTTCTcgcaacaaaagaagaagagaatgcaacaacaacaaacaagacagctgtccttgtccttgaacCCGGCGAGAAGACCACCCTTCACAGCACGACGAGCaagcctggtggtggtgttgtcatgGGGGCGATCACCGACCGAGGGGAACTGCAGGATGAGCAGCAGGGAGGCCATGATCACGGCGATGCTGAGAGTACTAAGGGTCaggacgacaacaacaacaacaacaacaacaacaacaacaacaacaacaacaacaacaacaagactgCCAAGGATAATGTTGGCTCATCAAGTTCCGGGAaaaccccagcaacagcagcagcagggatATCCATCCCCTCGTTGGAAAAGTGCAATTGGCGTTCCAACTTGGAGTTGTTTCTCAAAAAGGAAGAGGTTCATCACGAGGGAGGGTGCTAG